A window of Fusarium oxysporum Fo47 chromosome II, complete sequence genomic DNA:
ccGCAGAGGCGCTTAGAGCTTCGTATCGTCGCTTCGGAGTCATGGGCTTCTGCTTCGGAGGATGGGGAGCGTTTCATATTGGGGCCAAAGATAAACAACTCGCCGACTGCATCTCGGTGGCACACCCGACGATGGTCGAGAAGACCGAAATTGACGCATTGGCTGTTCCAGTTCAAATCATGGCTCCTGAGATGGACCCGATGTTCACGGAGGAGCTGAAAGAGTACAGTAATCAGGTCATCCCAAAGCTAGGAATTCCTTATAGCTACCAGTACTTTCCTGGGCTTGAGCATGGCTTCGCTATTCGTGGAAACCCCAATAAGCTTGGAGAGAGAAGGGGGATGGAAAGAGCCAAGAATGCAGCAGTCTACTGGTTCCGAGAATGGCTATTGGAGAATGAATAGACGTACATGAGGCAAGAACCGGAAGTTTCAGTAGCAATTCTTCATCGTTTCTCAAATCGATAAATGCCACAtatctcctcaatctccagCTTTAAGATGGGACTGTGATGTCTAAGTCCTTTTACTAAAAACAGGCTATAGCAGTGGCGGCTGGAAGCGGGAATAACTAAGAAATTTCCAATCTTCTCTACTAGCCCAAGGGCATGCACTAGATGATCCATATCGCCAGAAAAGAGGCAGACATTATACATCAAGTGATTTGGCCGTCGTTGTATTCATAGTGTTAGATCTCTCCGCTCTTTACCCAACTATGATTTACTATAGGTGGTGTTTTTGATGAAATAGCCATTTCTGTTATTTTAAATCTTGGGGGTCTGTGGTATCTGGCAAGCTTTCGAACTGACAAATAAATGGCACCAAAGGCCATTGTAACATATCGCCATGATTCAGAGACCAAAATTCGTCATCAAGGCCTAGGAAATGGTCGGCTGCTGGATCTGCCAAGGTTCCGTCGCTCCCTGTGAGCCTGATATCTTGGTCCTGGGAGTTATTGGACGTTTCGGCGAGAGAGCCCTGCCCGAATGACCCATCATGCAGTATTGGCTCAGTTCCTGGTTGAGACACTCCACCACTCCTGTCCATCATTGCGTTAACGTTGCTTAAATGTGACTGACTCTGAGAGTCGGGGTGACGGGTGTTCGTGGCCTTGTCCCGCCTCTCAGCCGGAGGCTGTCCACTTCGCGATAGACTTTCATAAGcatccttgagaagctttaTTGACTTCC
This region includes:
- a CDS encoding putative endo-1,3-1,4-beta-D-glucanase: MADCCVKGFRWDATPKGRNDKVAGIDCYVTGSNEGVAIMMIHDLFGWTFSNTRILADYYAEEVGATVLVPDFFGGEILPAETILDDSRWAELDLPAFLARNSKSVRGPEIIKTAEALRASYRRFGVMGFCFGGWGAFHIGAKDKQLADCISVAHPTMVEKTEIDALAVPVQIMAPEMDPMFTEELKEYSNQVIPKLGIPYSYQYFPGLEHGFAIRGNPNKLGERRGMERAKNAAVYWFREWLLENE